The Engystomops pustulosus chromosome 7, aEngPut4.maternal, whole genome shotgun sequence DNA window TTTATGAATCCAGAATTGTAGGCGCTATAAAATTCATATAGCCCTGGGCCCatagcagtcttaatccgcccctggtcCTTCctcaacacataggggcacatttacttacccgtcctgttgacgcccctgatccggaatgtccgaaaggattcggagctgccacgattcacttacagtgtgcgcccgatttcttcagtgtgacgcttccccgctgaggtctgctggagttcaccttcttcttcccggtgtatgtgagtgcgacacaatttgaattttaaattctgtggtttgtccgaatcagttgggttgtccaacggcactcccccccatttctgtcgcatgaaagcaggacCCGATGCGcccaaatccgatcgcgtgcgccaaaagcccctGTGCAATTcatggcaaatcggaaatattagggaaACCCTACGGagatgcgtccaacggacccttagtaaatgtgacccatagtTCGGCATTTAGACCAAAAACATCTATATTTTGGCCATCTAACAGAACACTTTCTTCCATACGTTGCTTTCTTCCCTGGCTTTTTGCAAACCAAACAAGACCACTCATGGcttgttttaaaaaatgtctgcCTTCTTGCCACTCCTCCATATAACATCAGCTTTTGGGAGTACATGACTTATAATTGTCCTGTGGACATATTCTCCCACCAGAGCTCTGAATCTCTCCAGCTCCTCCAGGACCCTTAGGCTCTTGGCTGCTTTTCTTTGTCAATTTAGGTGGACAGCCATGTCCTGGTAGGGTAGCAGTCATGGCAAACTGATGCcagttaaatgacatctaccaccatcatggtggattgtaagccaagcacacttacatactggtgctTGCCCCTCTCAatgcatctgctcttcttttagattcttttatgccctgtttttttttaaacatttaaactgatgcaaatgagcctgaggggctctgggctctataggtgttaatggagcctggagcccctcagactcatttgcatagcttgaaagccttttttttcttaaaaacaagggcacatgAAGCTGGAAACAAAGAtggaatcctgccagagggggcacacatcagcatgtcagtgtgcttattttacaatccttcatcctggtgggagatgtcctttaTGGATGATGGATTAAACCGTGGTCTGTGAGATGTCCAGAGCTTGGGCTATTTTATACAGACATATCCATGTAATACACTTTGCCACAATTTTATTCCTGAGCTGTctgctatatttttgtttttcataatgctgtttgtTCACGAATGTTCTCTAGTGAATCTCTGAGGCCTTAACAAAACAGCTATAGTGATACAAAGAAGAGATGACAGGCGTTCTCTATTCACCAATTAGGTGTCTTATAAAGGCAGTTTGATGCACCAAATCCTTTATAGGGATATCAGAGTACAGGGGACTAGATACACATGCAGGtcactttcaattttttttgcacaTAAAATATCATGAAAATATGTAGGTTTGTGGCtgttaagttaaaaaaaatttgtgaaagTTCAAGGGGaatgaatacttttgcaactgTCTGTAGATAGAAAACCCTTTGATCTGTGGTTATACTATTATTTCTCGGATATGCTGTTGATGTACTGCTTACATGGCATCCACAACATGTTTTGCTATCTATTGCTATGTGTTTATGtgacttattttttattgagtgCAATGTTAAAAGGAGTTGTAAATCTTAAAGCgtttataaaaatttataggGGGATTAAGAgggctgtaaaaaaaacaaaacaaacttatacttacctcctctgcctctcctgttgTCCTGCGCCGCTGGCCGTCGGTGCCTGCCCCAGCTTATTTACAGAGGCGGGCACTCTGCTCTGACAACTGCTGCCCGCCTggcacacccatctgccccctgtcTTCATGCCTGATACAGCATTAGTTTCAATGAGTATCAGGTGGGCCTGCAAGGTGGACAGAAGTTGTCGGAGCCGAGCAAGCCTGCCTCTGTAATCAAGCGGCTGCACGGGATAACGGGAGTGCTGGAGGAGGTAAGCATATTTTTACAGTCTCCCTCTCCAGACcacgtataactttttataaactcttggacaacccctttaaattaaaactTTCCTCTTCTTTCCCCTGAGGGAGTTGGAACATACTCATTAGATTGTTTGGTGGCCAATATTCCTTGTATATGTTCATCTATACGTTTACCTCCTTTAGAACTTAACAGGTTTGAATGTGTTAATTTGCAACCAAGGCAACATTGCCTTGTGTGGTGGAATGTAATGCTACCATAGTCATGCCTTGTCCCCCAAATTCTATATATGATAATAAAGATTGTTCTGTGTTTTTCTATATTGTTGTGCTACTGTTCAGTTTCTGTAggatcaaaagaaaaaaagataattttttttctggtCCATAGAGTTACCACTTTCTCATGTATGAATaaacttttgtaactttttttgttgttgcaggGTTCCTGAGCATCTTGTGAAAAGCATCACCTGGCAGACATTACACGCAGTCAATTTCTGCCACAAGCACAATGTGAGCATAAAAATTTATATTTCCTATGTGTAAGGCCAGCGGCACACGACCATGGTCCCATAACGACCATGGTCGTGTGCCGCTGGTCTTAGACCACATTAATATGACTATAAAACAGAGTTGTACAACCATTATATATGATAATTGCTGTAAGGCAGAATAACAGGTGAACCATGTTTGGTGGTAAAAATGTACCTAGTTAGGAAATTTTCTCACATAGCATGGCAAGACCTGCTGTAAATTGTATAGCAGTGTTCATGTCCACCTAATAAAGctggtggacacacatgctcagtcactctcccGGTAACCTTACTCCTCATAGCTGTCCTCTTAACAATAACAAGCATTTGTTAGAAAAGCTTTTACCACTGTTTGTCAACGAGGGAGCAGAACCCTTACAATTTATGTGGCAGTATATCTGAGAAGACTCCTAATACAGGGGACTATGTTGACGTGTAGCTTACTGGGTTGCACCTGTACTTTTCATTTGAGAGCTGGAACATTGGCGGCATTGTCTTTCATGTTTTAAGTAATTAACCTCTATTATCTTCCCTTCTAATCCTGTTCTCCAGCCAGGCTTTCACAGCCCCTCCAGGGCAGGTATAATGTCATGGTTGTCCTGCACTTTACACACCCACAGGCCCGGTTGCTTGTATCTCCCTGTGATCTCCTCAGCATCTCCCTCCCGAAACCATTACATGGCCAAATATAGAAGCAATTAGCATTTCTAGCTAGATTACACTGCACTTTTGTGTCTCATCTTGCACTAATCTCTCCAGTGACACCCGGCCTCCCTGTCTGATCATTCAAATTGGTAGCATCACGTTTTTAGCTAATTGGTCTTGTTCTTGGTTAACCCCTTGGATGCCAGTAATGTATAACATTATATAGTGAGGATGTAACTACCGGGACGTGCagcgcatatatcatatattgctCTATATTGTGTCATTGCAATTCATAGAACTTAACCTTGTTAAAGTGTCAGACCCTCACCATTATAATATGGATGATCTATCCTGAGGATGggtgattaaaaaataaaacattatggaGGTTTTAATTGAATTAAAACTATAAGATTGACATTAAATTGATAATTCTTCTGTCACCCAGTGTATTCATCGTGATGTCAAGCCAGAGAATATCCTCATTACCAAGCACTCAGTCATCAAGCTCTGTGATTTTGGATTTGCAAGAATATTAAGTAAGTTCACATATTCTAGTTGATCTGCATTTAATTTTCATTACAATTTTTAGCAAGCATTATAATGTAGTTTCATATGCATGAATCCTAcctatatactatctatctataaacAGCTGGGCCCTCTGACTACTACACAGACTATGTGGCTACTAGATGGTACCGTGCCCCTGAGCTTCTGGTAGGAGACACACAGTATGGGCCTCCTGTGGATGTCTGGGCCATAGGTTGTGTCTTTGCTGAGCTTCTATCTGGAATTCCACTTTGGCCTGGCAAGTCTGATGTCGATCAGTTATACCTCATTAGGAAAAGTTTAGGTAAGTGACATGCTCTCAGGGAAAGGGCCCAGACCAGCTACAAGATAATGTTGTAGTAACACACATCACTTCTATTTTCATCCATATAGGTGATTTGATCCCCCGACATCAACAGGTTTTTAGCACAAATCAATTCTTCAGTGGGGTCAGCATACCAGATCCTGAAAATATGGTAAGAAAGCCTAATAAAagcaaaataacataaaaaataaaatggggACAGGAGACAAGAAAAAAGGGCACTGGATGTGTAGGTTAACTCAGGATAGCTGGATATCAATAATTTGTATAGGTGTACACTCACCTTGTTGAGTTGCGCAAAATGGCACAACACATATAGCAGGTATTGTTAAAATTGGAGCGGTCTGCAGCCTCTTGGGGTTCCGGTGGGTTTACCCGTCCGGTGTGGGAACAGTGAGTTTCTCTGACACATATATGGACACATATGTGAAACAAGCAAAAATAATTGAGGACAGACGCCTGGAGAAAAAATATCCAAAAGAAATTGTCACCAACGCTAAACAAAAAGCAAGCCAAAAAAGTCAATAGGAGTGCCTACAATCTGtaaaggaaaaagtaaaaaaggatAACAGTAATACATCACAACATATACCACCAACCATAAAGAGATAGAAACCATAATTAGAAAACATTGGCATATTCTTTTGAATGACCCTTATTTAGAAAAAGATATTTCAAAAAATCCACAGTTTACTTACAGAAGGGCCAAAACTTTAAAACAACGGCTAGCTTCCTAAACAGCATAGGAAAACTAATCATACAGAGACCATAATGAGCAACACAAAATTCTCAAGATGTAACAAAAAAAGATGCCTATGCTGCAAAACTATCAGACATGATTCAGACATGTTCCACTCAAAATCAACGGGAGAAATATTCAGTATTAATATGAACATGAATTGCCAGACAAGCTTTGTCGTATACCTCATTGAATGCCAGTGCGGAATACAATATGTTGGCAGAACAACTCATCCCCTACATTGCAGGCTAAACCAACATCGTTTTAACATCAGTCattgaaataaaaaaacacagcCTGTCGAGACACATggagataaaacataaaaatgaaggaAAGTTTAATATCATACCAATAGACCACATAACTGAAGACGTATCCAGTAGATTCGAAGTTTTAAAAAGAAGGGAAATATACTGGACCTACAGATTAAAAACCTTAAAACCCGATGGACTAAATGAGGTCACAGAAACGATTTTAGTTTGAAATTCCAAACACACACTTTTTGTCCCATTCTATTAAACTGCTTTACCCTGGAGTTTATAACACAAGAACTgacatacacaagtatataggcTCTTTGCAGCGCATTCAATATCAAGTAGTCCACTTACCTTATCCAGTAAACTCTGAAGTGAAAACCATGGAACTAGTTTGGTCTCCCAAAGCCTCCGTAGGAGAAATTTTGGTCCCTATGAGCCTCCGTACTTGTAGTTCTCACAGAGGGAAGacattttagtagtttttttatGGATCCAGACCGCATAGTCACTAGTGGGTAATCATGTAGCAAGGTATTCACTCTATCAATACAATTTAAGTACAGCAATACACTATAAAGGTTCTTTCACCTATAGTTCAGCATTTTATGTCCATGACATTCAgaacaaatgttaattttagtggtttttagattgttttagaGGAGTTCCTCATTAATTGTTCGGCAATCTATTGTTAATACTGCTAGGTCACCTGGTTACCGGGTCATCAACCCACCAAACACCATTGCTTTATATATGAGCTACCAATACACCATGTAATGAAACTGACGAATAACCCGTTACGGGTTTGAAACGCGTTTtgcttttcatttttatgtttttattatattctgGTTTTTATATATGATAAAAAATACTAACGGAACGGACCGCGCCAAACTTTCTTTGATCGAATTGGGGATATCCAATAGAAACCCATATCGgagaaaataacataaaaaaaaaacataatagaaTAGAACAATTTACACCATTGTTTTTATCTAGGGCTACACAGAAAATTTGGTCACATGACACTAAAGATCAAAAGGTCGCATTGCAACATTTTAAGTAATGATTGAGATGCATTGTAACATGGAAAAGATCAAACCTGCTGCTTTGCAAGTGCAGATTCTAATGTGAATCATACtctgtagtttttttttgctgtttgctGGATGCATGCAATTTAAACACTGCAAAAACACTGACATGTCACctataaaattacattttgctTATTCTGAGAAAGTTCTTAAACTTCAAAAAAGCAAAAAGCATTTACAATTGAAATCTAGGAATAATTGCCATCCAATTAAAAGGGCAAATATCTATTCAGTCAGTGCTAATTATACATGACCAGTTCCAAGACAAGATTCACCACAGTAGTTATTCTATTCTGTAATTACTACAGCAGACCTCTCCCTTTTGCTCTCACTTGGATGCCTGTGAATTTCTGTACTAGGTCTTTACTTTGTCAATCCATCAGCCCTACCAACAGTGTACAACTTACTATATACTCTGCCTGTACTGGATGATGCTCTAAACTTATGAATATCGGATATTTTTTTGCAGGAGCCGCTGGAACAGAGATTTCCCAATATCTCATCTCAGGCTTTAGGGCTTATGAAGGTAAAGGAGCAATttgaattacattttatattacaGCATTATATTAAAAGAATGCTAAACACAGAAAGTCCCAAAACTAAAATCCCAGTACTTCCTACATCTAATGTTAATGTTTAAGCAACTTAGCTATGTCCCACTCCTTCTCACGGCCCATATTTCCACGTATTTTTTCTGTTGTCATCTGTGCATGGGCAGACCTCACAAGTTGACAAAACACAGACGTGTGACTCTACTTTGAAGCCTATTATTTGCGGCCAACAATTGCACACCTTTTGTGTTTAGGTAGCCTTAGATGGAGGAGCAAAATATTAACCTGTGTTCTCTGCAGGGTTTTTCACAGCTatgacacacacaaacacactcacACACATTGTCACAGCGGTGGTATGAGGAAATCTTCTTCCAACCCCTGGCTCACTCCTGACCATTACCAGCAACATGATCAGTCTCATGCTTCTTGCACCGCTCTAAGCTCCTTAACCTCctccatactttttttttttttttaaatcagatatttttattttttaataacaacaCACCCAACAAGTACAACTTGGAGCCTCCTTCATACTTTAGGTCAATGGTGGCGTACCtaaggcacgggtgccagaggtggcactcagagccctctatatgggcacccatgccatcaccccagggcagagtttgctagacaggactcaaggattcttgcagtcccaggcagcccaggaccctagaaggaagctacaatgatgatccaaacttcttctccttctttctactgtattagtgtcctcaggtgcctatacaatttaaacctgtgacagagcagggagtaataaggtACTGATTAAATTGTGGTTTTGGCACTTTGcgtaaaatatgtgggttttggttgtagtttgggcactcagtgtctaaaaggtttgccgtcactgctTTAGGTAATATTGTACTTATGTCTATCTCCTGGACAGCGGTCAAGAGGGTCTGGAACTGCTGGATCCTCCTGGCTTAGGACTCTTACATGAGTTTTTAGCAAGACATTTGttaatagtctgaaaaatatggtattggTACTTTTAGCATTTATTTTAACAGAGAGGTTATGTTCACACTGAAGATTTGTTGCTGCAACTGTTCCATGCATCTGAACGGGGCTAACTAAAATTCATGTCCCTGCCCTATGTTCAATCCCACTATGAAAACTATGTGAAACACTGTGTGACAGGGCTCTAAATAGTTGGTAGACTGTGGTTATATAATTACTGTATTTAGGAACATCGTTGAAAGCACACATAACCCACAAACGCAACACTTCTGCACACACAGGGCTGCCTGCACATGGACCCATTCGAGAGGCTCACATGTCAGCAGCTTCTAGCACACCCCTATTTTGACAGCATACGAGAGGAGGCAGATGCTGCAAGAGATCCAGAGAGAGTCAGCAGAAAACAGACCAGACTTCACCGGAAGTACTTCCCAGGGGTATGTATTTACTTTGTATGTATCTCATTAGATTGTAAGTTCTTTCATAGCAGCCCATtgcataaataaatgtaaaagaaaaatagaAGTAACAATGGGGACAGATTCCCTCCTCTCTGCCTACTATATCTCACATAGCGGGAGAGAAGTAGAACTCCTgcagcagcctgtgaatctgcattcCGTTGGGGCTCTGctaacaacccccagagcccttctggctcattggcataatgttTCTAAAAGTTCAGAAGAAAAGAAACCTTGTATACCAAATAGAAgatgattaccacaatcacagtgcctcgGTCTATAACTAAGTGTCACTGGTATATCATAATTTtgatagatttccattaaatCAGAGCAGACAGGGATAGATAGCTACCATCCATTTTATGTCTACAGAGGAAAATATAAAGTGCACCTCAAAATCCTGCACCAcagacaggggcacattctggttCAGCCGCATATCTAGCAGCGTGGAGAGGACACATAGGCAGctgctctacaaacaagataagctctggatccaaGGGCAGGggagcatagcagtgctgactatgttttattgattaggtgaggcagcagagctgagtgtgttattgtgtcttatatccatctcatgactctgatctgcctcatctcgctttttctatgtgtcagatactagtagactgttcagaagctaaatgaaagtgtagctaaaccctgtaccctgataatctaagcacattgtccacacacagcatctcatagcacaacggaatcatgaagtgtctgcttagattgtccccgcccacactcttattgtaaggggttaaaaattatctttattgtgtaaaaatgtgagaactttctttcatgtgcaatCCCCTTTAAAAACTGATATTCAGTGTGTTCTCTTTTGCACAGTATGTCTTGTAGATAACTAGCACTTTCTTTCTTCACAGCTCCAGCACCTGCCGCAACTAACCAACAGCAATCTCTTACCAGCGCTGGAgagcaaaaaatattacaataccaGAAAATTCAACTACCGTTTCCCTAACATATAAATCACAAGAAAGAGACTAGTTAAATATTTATTATTCCTGGAACAAAACATCAGGAATTTCAGGGGGAAAACGAGATGCGGCACATATTCCGGTAAACAGCAGGCATGGCCTTTGAAAGTTATTTATAGGATCCGGTCATATAAATGCCAATAAACCGCACATTGGCAGAATATGCGCTGAAGCAGAGGGCATGTATCTCACCGTACTGCAGGGCATAGACGTTATACAGCTCTATTCCATGTTACTCATACACCAAATCAACAACTTGGCAGCTATTTCTTTAGTCACAGCAGTAAACAGCCCATAAACAATGAACAACCTTCCCTGAACTGGAGTTGGGTCAGATTTAATATAGCCAACCTAACCTTTCTATCTACCCCCAAAGCATTGCCCAGCGACCTCTATGCACTCTGAAAGGGCACCAGTCACCTGAAGTTTCATGAGGCAGCTGAGCAGACGTCCTGATGCCTTAATCTGCAATGATATATAATAATCTTTCTACATTTAAAGTACAGTTCCGTAACATGTCCCCCCTAGAGGGTGTTCTGGCGGCTGCTCCAATTTACTGCAGAGCAGCCATATATTGTAGTGATGCGAGTGTTACGTAAAACCCCATGTCCACAATGTGGGGCATGCTGCACTTTTATAGGTCTACATAGAATACACTGTTCATCTGGCTTTTATTTACTCTGTCAACAAAGACTTTTGTTCAATATGTTGGAGAGAAGAAAACAGGAGATTTTAACCGCTGATGTCTGCAAATATGAGGCCATTCACATCAGCTGCTGAAAAGTAAAATGGCATTATATGCATTCCCCGAACCTGGAGCCTTTTTAAGTTGTTCTTTATCTCTTATTTTTCTTGTCACTGATTAATTTGGGTAAATTAATTAAGACTGGTGTATTGAACATCATTCTTAAAGTTCTCCCTGCTGGAGCTCCGGTGCCTGTAACTACTAAGAGGAAGTCGGCCCTTGGTAAACATGACACAAACTCCACCAGTTTGGAACTGGAGACCAGGTCTGATCTGGAGGCATTATTTGCCATAGTCTACAGCAGGGAACTGGTGAAGAAGGGATAATGAACCCCCCAATCCATTCAAAGTCATGAACCAAACCTATACGAGATGCATTAGCACAACCCTGCTAGACGTGCAAAATCTCTCTCTGTGTTCCTTGCTCCAATCTTTAAAATTTTCGTACCATCCAGCACCCTGTTGCTAAAAGAAATTGCATtgtctatatagaaacacttgtaTAATTAAATAAATGCCATAGGACAAATGGAAAAGCACCTTTAAGACAGAAGTAGCACACATTAGGCACTTTATTTAAAATTGTTATAGGGATTCGGTGATGCTcactattgatggcctatccttgGGGTGGCCCATCAATAGTTGTCTCTTGGTGGAATCCCACAACAATCAGCTGTTCAGAGACCTCAAAAACAGGGACACGGAGTTTTTGGCCTTGATATCTCTTTAAAGGTGATATAAAAGAAGAACAGCAAATTTAGTTTGTCCCTTTACTGTAACGTGCTTGAAGAAAAAGCTGTCCAGTAAGGATATTTCACAATGTGGAATTGGGCCGGGGCAGTTGAGGTTCTGTTGTCTCATctgtatcttttttttctttttgtgatgctaaaaagataatttttttaaaaaacaaacgtGTCAGGAGAGATGATAGGTCAGGGGTGTCTGGGATGCTGCTTGGACAGGTTAAGTAAATATTTCATTGAAAACCATGTTAAATTGGTAAACCTACATACAGATTTCTTTATTAAGAGTCCCTGCTGAATAGCACATTGCACCTATTTGTGCAGTCACTATTAGAGAAAAACTTCCTGGTATCAGATGTGCAGTCTGACCAGTGTGTTTACAGATAACAAGTGGAAGGATAAACTTCCATGCATGATAGTGTAAGTCTCCATGACAGAGCGTAGTATTGTCAGTGCTGAATACATTTATGGGGTATCCttcctatatacacaggacagtcaGTGATGCTTGTACAGCGCTCCAGTAGTGGAGATGGTGCCAGAGGCTTCATGCTACCAACCTCTTCACCTTCCATCAAAGATTGTAACTACTGGGTTAATCGGGAATTTGTGATGGTCAGCTTCCCCGGGCAGATAACCTAATGAAGGTTGCCAGTGTCTGACAAGGTGGTTTAATCCGCCATTTTATGGCCATTACGTTATCCAGAGAAGATTTTTGATCATCCATTAAACCACTTCTGGAATCACATATGTCTGTGATAATATTACCATTGACTTTGTATagtaacgaaaaaaaaaaaaacctccagcgTTTATGTTAATGACCAGGATAACAACGACAGGTCCATACATTAGGGACAGCAGTGATATATACTTAAATGTAATAAATTGTATACACAAACCAAATATATTTTTACTCATTACTGTATTGATGG harbors:
- the CDKL1 gene encoding cyclin-dependent kinase-like 1: MEKYEKIGKIGEGSYGVVFKCRNRDTGQIVAIKKFLESEDDPVIKKIALREIRMLKQLKHPNLVNLLEVFRRKRKLHLVFEYCDHTVLHELDRHPRGVPEHLVKSITWQTLHAVNFCHKHNCIHRDVKPENILITKHSVIKLCDFGFARILTGPSDYYTDYVATRWYRAPELLVGDTQYGPPVDVWAIGCVFAELLSGIPLWPGKSDVDQLYLIRKSLGDLIPRHQQVFSTNQFFSGVSIPDPENMEPLEQRFPNISSQALGLMKGCLHMDPFERLTCQQLLAHPYFDSIREEADAARDPERVSRKQTRLHRKYFPGLQHLPQLTNSNLLPALESKKYYNTRKFNYRFPNI